The genomic window GTCGTCGATCTGACCGTGTGGGTGGACTTCTCCGTCGCCGCGGCCTCCGACGATCTGGTCGCCACCGTCGACTACGGCCAACTCGCCGAGAACGCCGTGCGAATCATCCAAGGCCCGCCGCGCAACCTCATCGAGACCGTCGTCTCCGAGATCGCCGACGACGTAATGACCGACCCGCGCATCAGCTCGGTCGAGGTGGTCGTGCACAAGCCCGCCGCCCCGATTCCGCACACCTTCGCCGACGTCCGAGTCGTCACCTCGCGCCATCGCGGGGAGCCGCTGTGAGCCCGATCAGCGAGCGGACCATCGGCACCGCTCCCCGAGGCACGATGGAGCCGAGCGTCAGCGAGGTGGCGTCGTGACTCGTGCCGTGCTGTCCATCGGTTCGAATCTGGGTGACCGGCTGGCGCATCTGCGCAGTGTGGTCGACGGCTTCGGTACTCGGGTCATCGCGGTGTCGCCGGTGTATTCGACCGCGCCGTGGGGCGGGGTCGAACAGGACGACTACCTCAATGCCATTGTCGTGGTGGAAGAGCCGGCGTTCGACTGCGCCGATTGGCTGCGCGAGGGCCAGCGGCTCGAGCAAGCCGCGGATCGGGTCCGCGAGGTGCGCTGGGGCGCCAGGACCCTCGATGTCGACGTGATCTGGTGCGCGGAGCGCGCGGACGGCGAGCTGGTGGCCTGCCGCAGCGAGGACCCGGAGCTGACCCTGCCGCACCCGCAGGCGCATCGGCGCGCGTTCGTCCTGATCCCGTGGCTGGACCTGGAACCGGACGCGGTGCTCGAGGTCGACGGCCGCGCGCAGGCGATCACGGACCTGCTCGATGAACTCCCGGTCGCCGAACGCACCGGCGTGCAACGGACCGAGCTGTCCCTGCCATCCGCCGAAGGATCGGCCCCGTGCAGCTGAAACCCACTCGAATCCTGGACCTGGTGGCGAATGTGGTGATCGCCGCGGTCGTCGCGTGGGTCGCAACCCGGATGGCCTACAACAGCTTTCCGCCGATCTCCACCTACGCGGGTGCCTCGCTGTATCCGGTCGCGGCCATCGAGGCGGTGCTGGCGTTCGTGATCCGGGCGAAGGTCAACGACAACCAGCTCGGCGATGGCAGGCATCAACTGCATCCGATCACTGCGGCCCGCGCGGTCGCGTTGGCCAAGGCGTCGCTGCAAGTCGGTTCGATCGCGGCGGGTGTGTGGCTGGGTTTCCTGTTTTGGGTCTTCCCGCAGCGGGGCACGCTCGGTGCGGCCGCCGCCGACAGTCCGGGTGCCATTGTCGGGATGCTGGCGGGGGTGGCTTTGGTTGCTGCGGCCCTATGGCTCGAGTATTGCTGCCGGGCTCCCGACGACCCCACCGACGATCCGGCAACCACATAGCAAATAAGCCGTCCGGAATTGTCGCACCGAGTTGTGGGCGTGGCGAGTCGATCAAGCTACCCTGGCTTGCATGGTTTCACCCTCCCGTACCAGCACTTCCCGTCGACGGCGGGACGACGCGGGAAAATTGTTCATCGGCGTATTGATTCTGCTCGGGCTGGTTGCCAGCGTTTTCCTGGTATTCAGCAACAGCTTGCAGTTCGTACGGATCGGTCTGGTCGCTGCCCTGTGGGCGGCGGTCATCGGCGCGTTAGCTGCGACGAGATATCGCAAGGAAGCGACGATCGACAAGGCCAAGGTTCGCGATCTGCAGACGGTCTACGAGTTGCAGCTGGAGCGCGAGGTCACCGCCCGGCGCGAATTCGAGCTCGGGATCGAGGCCCGGGTGCGCGAGGAAGTGGGCGCCGATGCCACCGAGCTGGCCGCGTTGCGCGCCGAACTCACCGTGCTCCGGCAGAGTCTGCAGCGGCTCTTCGACGGCGATCTGCCGATGGATCGGCCCGCGTTGCGCGCCGACGCGACCCGGATTCAAGAGCTGACCAGCGCGGTAGCCGACCCGGCGAATAATAGCTCCGCGAATGCCGGACCCTGGGCCGTCCCGCCGAACCAGCAACCGCGCAGCAGCGTGACCCCGGTGTTCGTCCCCGATCATCCCGAGCCGCCCGCCTTCGCCAGCCCCTTCGACGACCCGGTCACCGCCGAGACCTCAGCGGTTCCCGTCGAACACGACGAAGACGAATTCGAAGTCACCGATGTCGACCTCAGCGACCGCGACGATCGAACGCAGTCCTCGTCGGGTTGGTCCGACGCGTTCACCGAGGGGCCGGTCATTCAACCCGCGCCCGAGCCGACGCCGGCTCCCGCACCGAAGCCCAAGCCCAAGCCCGCCTCGTCCTACCCGTCGACCCGCCCCTCGGCCTGGCCGACGACGGAGTCGCCGACGATCGGTACCGCGAGCTCGCGCAGGCGACGCCGCGCCGAAGCCGATGCCGACTCCGAGGTGCCCGAGCGCAGGCTGTCGGTCGCCGAGATCATGGCCAACCTGCAGTCCGAGGAGAAGAGCCGCGACCGGCGGTGATCGCTATCGGGCCTGGTAAACGGCAAATCGGGCATTGCGGTGTAAATCACTGCCCGGGTCCGTGGCACTGGCAAACATCGGGCCGATATCCTCGATGACGAAACGTCCGGTACCCGCAAGGCGGGACTGGAACGACATCGAGAGGACACTGTTGACCTCGAGAAGCGTGAATCCTGACGACGCGACTTCGGGCTACCCCATATCGAGCGACCAGCACAGCGGTGACCCCGCACCCGCACGCCTGACGGTGGGCATCGTCTCGGCGGGACGTGTCGGCTCGGCACTTGGCGCGGCACTGGAGCGTGCCGGACACGTGGTGTTCGGCGTCGCCGCTATTTCCGATGCCTCGGTGCGGCGCGCGCGCACCCGGTTGCCCGACTCCGAGATCCTGCCGGTCGAGGAGGTAGCGGCCCGCAGTGAGCTGCTGCTGCTCGCCGTGCCCGATACCGAGCTGGCCGGTTTGGCGCGCGGCCTGGCGAGCGCGAAGGTGGTCCGGCCGGGCACCATCGTGGCGCACACCTCCGGAGCCAACGGGGTCGGCGTGCTCGCCCCGCTCGCCGAAAGCGGCGTCCTGCCATTGGCCATTCATCCCGCGATGACCTTCACCGGCCACGACGAGGACATCACCCGACTGAGCAACGCGTGCTTCGGCATCACCGCCGCCGACGAGATCGGCTACGCCATCGGGCAGGCGCTGGTGATCGAGATGGGCGGTGAGCCGGTCCGCGTGCAGGAGCACAATCGCGCGCTCTACCACGCCGCTCTCGCGCACGGCAGCAATCACCTGGTCACGGTGATCGTGGATGCCCTTGCCGCACTACGCGTCGCGCTCGACGGCCCAGGCCTGCTCGGGCAGCAGATCGTCGACGATCAGCCGAACGGGCTGGCCGAGCGGCTGCTCGCCCCGCTCGCGTCGGCCGCGCTGGACAACGCGTTGCGGCGCGGGCAGTCCGCGCTGACCGGTCCGGTGGCGCGCGGCGACGCGGATGCGGTGGCCGCGCACCTGGCCGCACTGGAATCCGTCGACACCCGCTTGGCCGAGGGCTATCGCGCGCTGTCGCTGCGGACCGCCGAACGAGCGGGTACCAATCCCGCTGTCATCGAGCTGCTGAAGGGGCGCTGATGTTCGATCCGAAATTGCGTGGCGCCTATTCACCCGGTGGGTTGACCGTGCATCACGACCCGGCGGTGGTCACCCAGGTGTGCAACGCGCTGCGTAGCGTCGGTCGCACCGTCGCGTTGGTGCCGACCATGGGCGCGCTGCACGAAGGCCACCTGGAAATCGTGCGCCTGGCCAAACGGAACAACCAGGTCGTGGTCGTCTCGATCTTCGTGAATCCGTTGCAGTTCGGTGCCAACGAGGACCTCGACAAATACCCGCGCACCTTGGACGCCGATGTCGCCCTGTTGCGCGAGGAGGGCGTCGGTCTGGTGTTCGCGCCGAGCGTGTCCGACATGTACCCGGACGGCCCGCGCACCACCGTGCACCCGGGCCCGATCGGTGCCGAGCTCGAAGGCGCCAGCCGGCCAACGCATTTCGCGGGCATGCTGACCGTGGTCGCCAAGCTGCTGCAGATCGTGCGGCCGACCGAGGCGTACTTCGGCGAGAAGGACTACCAGCAGCTCACGTTGATCCGGCAAATGGTTCGAGACCTCAACTTCGACGTCAAGATCAAGCCGGTCGCCACCGTGCGGGAACACGACGGGCTCGCCATGTCCTCGCGGAACCGGTTTCTCGATGCGGCACAACGGGAATCGGCGCTCGGCCTGTCCGCAGCGCTGGCCGCGGGCAAGCATGCGGGCGGCCTCGGTCCGGACGCGGTACTCGCCGCCGCCCGGCAGGTGCTCGACGCGGTGCCCGGCATCGACGTCGACTACCTCGAACTGCGCTCCGCCAATCTCGACCCCGCCCCGGCCACCGGCAATGCCCGGCTGCTCGTGGCCGCCAGGGTCGGCCCGACCCGGCTGATCGACAATGTCGCCGTCACCCTCGGCGCACCGATCGACGGCCACCCCAACGTCTCCGCCGCGCGGACCTCCCAGCCTGCCTAGGCCACGAACCAACGAAAGGGCGACGCAATGTTGCGCACCATGATGAAGTCGAAGATCCACCGCGCCACGGTGACCCACGCCGACCTGCACTACGTCGGCTCGGTGACGGTCGACCAGGATCTGCTCGATGCCGCCGATCTGCTGGAAGGCGAGCAGGTCTGCATCGTCGACATCGACAACGGCGCCCGCCTGGAGACCTATGTCATCGCGGGTGAACGCGGGTCCGGCGTGATCGGCATCAACGGTGCCGCCGCCCACCTGGTGCACCCCGGCGATCTGGTCATCCTGATCGCCTATGGCCAGCTGAACGAGCAGGAAATCGCGGAATACGACCCGAAGGTCGTTTTCGTGGACGAGCGCAATCGCCCGGTGGAACTCGGCTCCGATCCCGCGCACGCGCCGGAAGGCTCCGGCCTCACCTCACCGCGCTCGCTGTCGTTCGCCTGAGCACCGAGCCGGACATGCTGCTGACAATCGACGTCCGCAATACCAATATCGTGATCGGTCTTTTCTCGGGCAGCGGCGCGCATTCGAAACTGGTGCGGCACTGGCGGATACACACCAATCCGCTGCTCACCGCCGACGAATTCGCCAGCCAGGTGCGCGGCCTGGTCGGCACGCAGCTCGACCAAGTGATCGGAGTTTCCGCACTGTCCACGGTGCCGCCGGTGCTGCGTGAACTGCGGACGATGTTGAACCAGTATTGGGGTCACGTGCCGCATGTACTGGTGGAGCCCGGGGTCCGCACCGGCATTCCGCTGCTGGTGGATAACCCGAAAGAGGTGGGCGCCGACCGGATCGTGAACTGCCTGGCCGCCTATCAGCATTATTCGTCCGCGGCGATCGTTGTCGATTTCGCCACCGCGATCTGCGTCGACCTGGTCTCGGCGAAAGGTGAGTTCCTCGGCGGAGTCATCGCGCCCGGCGTGGAAATTTCGATGGAAGCCCTGGTGGAGCGCAGTGCGCTGCGCCGAGCCGAACTGACCAGGCCACGCTCGGTGCTCGGGAAGAACAGCATGGAATGCATGCAGTCCGGCGCGGTTTTCGGTTTCGCCGGGATGGTGGACGGGCTGATCGACCGGATTCGCGACGAGTTCGAGGCGTTTGCCGGCGACGATGTCGCGGTGGTCGCCACCGGACCGAGCGCGGCGCTGATCGTCCCGGAATCGGAGACCATCGACGACCACGACCCGTACCTCACCTTGACCGGTTTGCGCCTCGTATACGAGCGAAACCAACGCCGCAAGGGAGTGGGCGCGTGAGGTATGCCATTTGCACTGTGCGTCGGCGCTGATACACTCACCGCTGTGAATTCTCGCGTGCGCACCCAGGAGTGTTGTCGAGGCTGACCTGGCCTCGACCGATCGAGGCTGACCACCGCCCTCGACCGTTCACATACTCCTGGAGATTCGCTCATGCGTTCTTCCGTTCTTTCCCTCTCTTCCGCACGTGACGCTTTTTCGGCAACCCCGCCGCTGGAACGCGCCGTGGCTTCCGCATTGCCGACCCGCCTGCGTCCCGCCGATTTACTGCGATTGACCGACGAGGGCGCCGAAGACGTACTGGCCGGGCGGTATGACCACCTCCTTCCCTCGAATGGCGTCTGGCCCGCCGACGAACGCTGGGCGGCGCGGCTGCTCACCGATGACGAAGTCGATGTCTGGCTGATCAGTTGGACACCGGGGAAATCCACCGAACTGCACGACCACGCCGGCTCGCTCGGCGCATTGACCGTGCTCAGCGGCGCCCTCTCGGAATTCCGTTGGAACGGAAGCGAACTGCGCCGCCGCACGCTCGCCGCGGGTGATCAGGCGTCGTTCCCGATCGGCTGGGTGCACGACGTGATGCGGGCCCCGGCCCAGTCCGTGGCGAGTACCGAACCGGCCTTCGATCCCGCACTGCTCGAACCCACGCTCAGCGTGCATGCCTATTCCCCGCCGCTCACCGCCATGTCCTATTACGAGGTCACCGGCCACGGCACCCTGCGGCGCACCCGAACCGTTCTCACCGACCAGCCCGAAGGTGATATGTAATGAGCGAACGTTTGACCATCGATCAGATGCTCGAGAACGCGCGCGCCCAGCTGAAGCGGATCTATGCCTTCGAATTGCCGGAGGCGCTCGCCAGGGGCGCGATTCTGGTGGACATTCGGCCGCAGGCGCAGCGCGTGCGGGAAGGCGCGTTGCCGGGTGCCCTGGTGATCGAGCGGAATGTGCTGGAATGGCGGCTCGACCCGACCAGTTCCGCGCGCTTGGCACTGGCCACCGATCACGACGTGGAATGGATCGTCGCCTGCTCCGAGGGCTATACCTCCAGCCTGGCGGCAGCCGCGTTGCAGCAACTCGGGCTGCACCGGGCGACCGATCTCGTCGGGGGCTTCCACGCATTGAAGGCGGCGGGTCTACTGCACATCGGAATCCGGGCGCCGCACTTCGCCCGCGAGGTCGACGCGCTCGCCTCGCTGTAATTTCCGGTATCGCTTCCATCTCGAAACATAAGGTCGCACAAGCGGTTTCGTGTGCGGGTCGGCCGGTGCCCGCTATTTCCGGGGATACCGCACCGCGCAAATCCGGCACCTGGCAGCGCCGGGAACCGAGACCGATTCGTTACTCCGTGAACTAGCCCGGGCGGCCCGCAAAACGATTTCCGGTGCACGCTAGGGTTGTTGGATGTGAGCACCAGCAACACTCCCTCGTCCAGCGATCCTGCATCGGATTCGCGGCCTGCCGTGGCGTCCGACGCCGACGACGCCCCGGAGCAGATACGGATTCGTAAGGAGAAGCGGGAGCGGTTGCTCGCCGACGGCGGTGACGCGTATCCCGTGGTCGTGCCGCGCACGCATACCCTTGCCGAAATTCGCGCCGCATATCCCGATCTCGCAGCCGACACCCAGACCGGGCTGCAGGCGGGTGTCGCTGGTCGCGTCATATTCATGCGTAATACCGGCAAGCTGTGTTTCGCGACGCTGCAGGAGGGTGACGGCACCAAGCTGCAGGCGATGATCAGCCTGAACGGCGTGGGCGCCGACGCGCTCGCGGCCTGGAAGGCCGATGTCGACCTCGGTGACTTCGTTTTCGTGCACGGCGAGGTGATCTCGTCGCGGACCGGCGAATTGAGCGTCATGGCCGATTCCTGGTTCATGGCGGCCAAGTCGCTGCGACCGCTGCCGGTGGCGCACAAGGAGATGAACGAGGAGTCGCGGGTCCGGCAGCGCTATGTCGATCTGATCGTGCGCCCTGAAGCCAGGGAAATGGCACGGACCAGGATCGCGGTGGTGCGCGCGCTGCGCAATGCGCTGGAACGCCGCGGTTTCCTCGAGGTGGAGACGCCGATGCTGCAGACTCTGCACGGCGGCGCGGCGGCCCGGCCGTTCGTCACCCATTCCAATGCGCTCGATATGGATCTCTACCTGCGTATCGCGCCCGAGCTGTTCCTGAAGCGCTGCGTGGTCGGCGGGCTGGAGCAGGTCTTCGAGATCAACCGCAACTTCCGCAACGAGGGCTCGGACTCCACCCATTCGCCCGAGTTCGCGATGCTCGAAACGTATGAGGCGTACGGCACCTACGACGACTCAGCGCGGATGACCCGGGAATTGGTGCAGGAAGTAGCCCAGGAGGTGTTCGGAACCCAGGTGGTGACGCTCGCCGACGGCACAGAATACGACCTGCGCGGCGAGTGGGCGACCGTCGAGATGTACCCGTCGCTCTCCGACGCCCTCGGCGTCTCCGTGACACCGGAAACTTCGATCGCCGAATTGCGCGAGCTCGCCGATCGGGTCGGTCTGGAAATTCCCGAGGACAAGGGCTATGGCCACGGCAAACTCGTCGAGGAACTGTGGGAACACCAGTACGGCGACAAGCTCTACGCACCGACTTTTGTTCGTGACTTCCCGGTGGAGACCTCACCGCTCACCCGGCAGCATCGGAGCAAGGCGGGGGTCACCGAGAAGTGGGACCTCTATGTCCGTGGCTTCGAGTTGGCTACTGGCTATTCGGAGTTGATCGATCCGGTGATCCAGCGCGAGCGGTTCGTGGATCAAGCGCGACTGGCCGCGCAAGGTGACGACGAGGCGATGGCGCTGGACGAGGACTTCCTTGCCGCGATGGAGCACGGTATGCCGCCGACCACCGGTACCGGTATGGGAATCGATCGTCTGTTGATGGCGTTGACGGGTCTCGGAATCCGGGAAACAATACTGTTCCCAATTGTGCGACCGGTCACTCGCTGACTGGTTGATTGCTAAATCTCCGCCCCGTCTTGGAAATTTTGGAATTCGAGGTATTCTTGCCTCGGGTAATCGGCCTAGTATGCGGGTCGCACGATTTCGAGAGGACGTTCATCTCATGGCAAAGAAGGTCACCGTTAGCCTGATCGACGATGTCGATGGGGAGTCCATCGCGGACGAGACCATCGAGTTTGCGATCGACGGTGTGTCGTACGAGATCGACCTGTCGTCGGCAAATGCGGCGAAGCTGCGCGACGGGCTGGAAGAGTGGGTTTCGAGCGCGCGTCGGGTGAGTGGCCGGCGCCGGGTCAAGGCCGCCGCGACCGCGACGGGTGCCCCGAAGAGTCGGGTCTCGATCGACCGGGAACAAAGTGCAGCAATTCGCGAGTGGGCACGTCGGAATGGACACAAGGTGTCCGCGCGGGGTCGTATCTCCGCCGACATCACCGACGCGTACAACAAGGCCGCGAAGGGTTAGTTTCATATTTTTCGCCCGCCGCCCCCGCGAATCGTGCGACGCAGGGGCGGCGGTTTTGTCTTTCTCCGGGGGCCCATAGGCGCTGGATATAACTGTTCGGCACGATGACACGCTGCCCGATGTGGCGCGCGGATCGATCTTGCTCGTGGTTCCAGGACGCGGCACCATGGAAACGTGCGATGGTCACTGGCGGTATGGAGAGACGAGGTATCGGCGCAGTGACTGGATTCGTCGGATCTTTCTTGCGTTTCCAGGATGACACGGGTCGTCAGCAGGAGTTCATGCTCACCGCCGAGCGCGAACGGGTGACGATCGGGCGCTCGCCGCAGGCCGACCTCGCCCTGCCATGGGACGCGGAGGTGTCCCGGCTGCACGCGGCGATCGAGTATCTCGGTGCGCAGTGGACCATCGTGGACGACGGGCTTTCGCGCAACGGCACTTTCGTCAACGGCGACCGCTTGGTCGGCAGGCGCAGGCTGATCGCGGGTGACGTCATCCGGGTCGGCACCTCGCGGGTGTCCTTCCACGATTTCGGCGGTGTCGCCGACGACATCACCCGCACCTCCACCGGTTCGATCCCAACATTGCGGCAGCTCACCGAAACTCAGCGCTCGGTGCTGATCGCGCTGTGCCGCCCGTACAAGAACGGTGCGGCCTTCGCCACGCCCGCCTCCAATCAGCAGATCGCCGAGGAACTGTTCCTGAGCGTCGATGCGATCAAGACGCACCTGCGTGCGCTGTTCGCCAAGTTCGGGGTGGAGGACCTGCCGCAGAACGCGAAGCGGGTCCGGCTCGCCTTCCTGGCGATTCAAAGCGGACTCATCTCCGACCGGGATTTGTGACGCTCCGGTAGACGATCGCTTAGCCGGCCGAGTGTCTCGGCCATGGAGAGCCGTGCCGAAACCGGCTTGACTGATATCCACGAACCGGAGCGATGAGGGCTCCGGTCGGGTTTCCCTCAGGAGGAAATATGACCGCCGCACGTCTCATCGCCCTGGTCCTGGCCACGCTGGCCACCGGGCTGATCGCGGGCCTGTTCTACGGCTACGCGAACTCGGTGATGCCGGCGCTGAATCGCACCGACGACCGCACCATGATCGACGTGATGCAGAAGATCAACGTGGTCATCATCAACCCGGTGTTCATGATCGGATTCCTCGGCACCGTCGGCTTTTCCATCCTCGCGGCGGCTTTGCACCTGGGCAAGGACCAGCGCAGCACGCTGATCTGGATCGGCATTGCCTTGGCGATCAATGTGATCGCGTTCGCGGTCACCTCCGGCCTGAACGTGCCGTTGAACAATCAGCTGGCGGCCGCGGGTGATCCGTCGCGGATCGCCGACCTTGCTGCCGTGCGCGCCGATTTCGAAGCCGTCTGGGTGCGCTGGAACATCGTCCGGGCGGTGCTGCACACGCTGGCCTTCCTGGTGCTGTGCGGCGCGCTGTTCGTCGCCGGTACGCAGCACGGCAAGGCGAATGCCGCCGGTGCGGCCACCCCCGATCAGTATGTGGCGCAGGGCCATCCGGGACAGTTCCCCGGTCAGCCGGGTGTCGCGGTCTACCGCTAGCGCTGGCACCAACCGCCACAAGCGATTTCGCGACTCGCCCCCGCCTGGGACACCCCTGCGGTAGTTTCTGGAACACGTTCCAGATTTGGAGGCTACCGTGCGGCGTGTTCCAGGCTTTTCGTTTCTCGTCCTCGTACTGGCCGCGCTATGGACCGCCGCGGCAGGTCCGGCGCAAGCGCAGCAGTACCCGGTCGACTACAACTTCTTCGCGGGCATCCCCAACGAGCTGACGAATCCGGGCGGCTCGCTGCCCGGCGCCAACGATTGGTCGTGCCGTCCGAGCGACGCCCATCCCAACCCGGTGGTGCTCGCGCACGGCACCGGCGGTGGAGCACAGACGAATTGGGGCGTATACGCGCCGCTGCTGGCCAATCAGGGCTACTGCGTGTACTCGATGACCTACGGCGCCTACGACCTGCCATGGCCGATCTCCGCCATCGGCGGCATGCTGCCGATGGAGCAGAGCGCACCCCAGTTCGCCGCGTTCGTGGACCGGGCGCTCGCCGCGACCGGCGCGCGGCGGGTCGACATCGTCGGTCACTCCCAGGGCAACTTCATCGGCAACTATTTCGTCAAGCGGCTCGGCGGCGCGGACAAAGTGGACAAACTCGTCGCCATCGCCCCACCCTGGCTCGGTTCGAACGTCGCGGGCGCAGCCCAGATAGCGGCCTTCAGTCAGCGCCTCGGCGCTGGCCCCGCCTTCGACGCCCTGGTCGGCTCCCTGTGCCAAGCCTGCCGCCAGGTCGTCGAGGGCTCCGACTTCCTGCGGGCACTGAACGCCGACGGCGTCTATCACCCGTCCGTCACCTACACCAACATCGCCACCCGCCTCGACGAGCTCGTCGTCCCCTACACCGCAGGCCTGGTCCCAGGCCCGAACGTCACGAACATCGTGGTCCAAGACACATGCGCCCAGGACTTCTCCGAGCACGCAGGCATCGCAGGCAGCCCCCGCGCCGCCGCCTACGTCCTCAACGCCCTCGACCCAACCCACCCACGCGAAGCCCCATGCGTGTTTGTCGCCCCCTTCACCGGGTAGGACCCCTGTCCGAGAGCTACTGACCAACCGACCACCACGCGCGAGTCTTACGAGCGCCGTTCGCGGCCCGTCTCGCTTCCGAGTGGCCGAAGCGCATGCGCCGCAGGCGCGAGTCTCGGCCGCTCGGAAGCGAGACTTCCAGGGGCCGCGAACCCGCCGCGCCCGCGCGGCAAAAAATTCAGCTCAGGGCTAAACGGTATTCGGAAACGAATCCTGCAACGCTCACGTTATGAGTGAATGACCGTGCTGACGCTGGTCGCCAATAGGGTGGACTGGCGGCGGCAGTATCCCCCGCCAACTAGAGTGGAGGCGGGGGCCACGACCCCCGGGCTTCATGGCAGGCTGACGCCCACGGTTGTAACACAGCACACTGCGGCGTCTGTTGCCAGAATGTCGGAAGCAGGAGAGTGAGGGAGCGATGTTCGAGAGGTTCACCGACCGCGCGAGGCGTGTCGTTGTCCTGGCCCAGGAAGAGGCCCGGATGCTCAACCACAACTACATCGGCACCGAGCACATCCTGCTGGGGCTGATCCATGAGGGTGAGGGTGTCGCGGCCAAGTCGCTGGAATCGCTCGGCATTTCGCTGGAGGGCGTGCGCAGCCAGGTGGAGGAGATCATCGGTCAGGGCCAGCAGGCTCCGTCCGGTCACATCCCGTTCACCCCGCGGGCCAAAAAAGTCTTGGAGCTGAGTCTGCGCGAAGCGTTGCAACTCGGCCACAATTACATCGGCACCGAGCACATTCTGCTCGGTCTCATCCGCGAGGGTGAGGGTGTCGCCGCGCAGGTGCTCGTCAAGCTGGGCGCCGACCTCAACCGGGTGCGCCAGCAGGTTATCCAGCTGTTGTCCGGGTATCAGGGCAAGGAGCCGGTCGAGTCCGGCTCGCGCGGTGAGGCGGGCACGCCGTCCACTTCGCTGGTGCTCGACCAGTTCGGCCGCAATCTGACCCAGGCCGCGCTCGAGGGCAAGCTCGACCCGGTCATCGGCCGCTCGAAGGAAATCGAGCGGGTCATGCAGGTGCTGAGCCGCCGTACCAAGAACAATCCGGTGCTGATCGGCGAGCCCGGTGTCGGTAAGACCGCGGTCGTGGAGGGCCTGGCGCAGGCCATCGTCAACGGCGAGGTCCCCGAGACGCTGAAGGACAAGCAGCTGTACACCCTCGACCTGGGTTCCCTGGTCGCGGGCAGCCGCTACCGCGGTGACTTCGAAGAGCGCCTGAAGAAGGTGCTCAAGGAGATCAACACCCGCGGCGACATCATCCTGTTCATCGACGAGCTGCACACGCTCGTCGGGGCGGGTGCCGCCGAGGGCGCGATCGACGCCGCGTCCATCCTGAAGCCGAAGCTGGCCCGTGGCGAGCTGCAGACCATCGGCGCGACCACACTCGACGAGTACCGCAAGTACATCGAGAAGGACGCCGCGCTGGAGCGCCGGTTCCAGCCGGTGCAGGTCGGCGAGCCGACGGTCGAGCACACCATCAACATCCTCAAGGGTCTGCGTGACCGCTACGAGGCACACCACCGGGTTTCCATCACCGATGGCGCGCTGGTGGCCGCGGCGACCCTGGCCGACCGCTACATCAACGACCGGTTCCTGCCGGACAAGGCGATCGACCTGATCGACGAGGCCGGTGCGCGGATGCGCATCCGTCGCATGACCGCCCCGCCGGACCTGCGCGAATTCGACGACAAGATCGCCGATGCGCGCCGGGAGAAGGAAAGCGCGATCGA from Nocardia iowensis includes these protein-coding regions:
- a CDS encoding ATP-dependent Clp protease ATP-binding subunit, translating into MFERFTDRARRVVVLAQEEARMLNHNYIGTEHILLGLIHEGEGVAAKSLESLGISLEGVRSQVEEIIGQGQQAPSGHIPFTPRAKKVLELSLREALQLGHNYIGTEHILLGLIREGEGVAAQVLVKLGADLNRVRQQVIQLLSGYQGKEPVESGSRGEAGTPSTSLVLDQFGRNLTQAALEGKLDPVIGRSKEIERVMQVLSRRTKNNPVLIGEPGVGKTAVVEGLAQAIVNGEVPETLKDKQLYTLDLGSLVAGSRYRGDFEERLKKVLKEINTRGDIILFIDELHTLVGAGAAEGAIDAASILKPKLARGELQTIGATTLDEYRKYIEKDAALERRFQPVQVGEPTVEHTINILKGLRDRYEAHHRVSITDGALVAAATLADRYINDRFLPDKAIDLIDEAGARMRIRRMTAPPDLREFDDKIADARREKESAIDAQDFEKAARLRDKEKQLVAKRAEREKQWRSGDLDVVAEVDDEQIAEVLANWTGIPVFKLTEEETTRLLRMEDELHKRIIGQEDAVKAVSKAIRRTRAGLKDPKRPSGSFIFAGPSGVGKTELAKSLANFLFGDDDALIQIDMGEFHDRFTASRLFGAPPGYVGYEEGGQLTEKVRRKPFSVVLFDEIEKAHQEIYNTLLQVLEDGRLTDGQGRTVDFKNTVLIFTSNLGTSDISKAVGLGFTQSNIQGSNYERMKLKVNDELKKHFRPEFLNRIDDVIVFHQLTTDQIVQMVDLMIGRVGVQLKNKDMSMELSEQGKALLAKRGFDPVLGARPLRRTIQREIEDQLSEKILFGEIGPGQTVFVDVEGWDGEGSGEDAKFTFTGKTKLTKADSTEDKPEVVLTGAAEGTAEASGE